The genomic region CATCAATCTAATCTTCCTTTCTTTGCAAAACCCATTTGTACCATATCATCTAAAAGCTTAGTTGCTTCTACCCATCAATCATGACTATGTTACACGAAGAATATTGAGTACAGATATATCCTAAAATCAGGCACATAAAATTAAGCatacacaacaacaacaacaacattctAAGCAAAATCAACCAAATCAACGAACCGCAGTTAacttataataataaagaacaaatCCACAAACCAAGTCCATAATTATCCAAACATCAATAAAAATCatacaaaactttttttaaaaaaaaaacagctaaaGTAGTAGTAGTAGACTGCATTGATTTGCTTGAATCTCATCTCTCACTCAAAACTCAGAACCTAAGCTTGGTGAAGAACCACCTATTCTTCCCAGTCTTGAAACGCTCCTCGAGCCTCTTCTTGGTCTCTTTGGCCGCAGTGACTTTCTTGTCCTTGGACTGAAGCGAATCCACAGCCACCACGTCTTTCAAATCCACGTCCAAGGTGTAACGCGTGGGCATCAGGTGCTGGAAGTTCACCAGCTTCACGAACGCCTTCACGCGCGACTTCTTTGCCGTCTTCTTCGCCGAGTCCTTGCGGATCACTTTGCTTGGGTACTTCTTTATCCCCGCAACCAAACAGTGCCCGTATGGCCTGTCCCGGGTGCCTTCGTCGAAGGATCGAACGATCACTGCCTTGCGTCCTGCGTATCGTCCCTGCAGGAGTATCACTGCTTTGTTTGGCTTCAAAAACTTcaccatttttctctctctctctgaatgtACGCTCTTTTGGAGGCAgaggaggaagagaaagaaaatgagagtGAAACCCTAGGAGGACAGGAGGTCAGGGATTTATGGTGggtttttttcctttgtttctgGACTGGGCCTTTTAGCCTTGggcccttcttcttcttctttttatagaTTATGTGGGGacgaaaaaataaatagtaatattgatataatatttttataataattttataataaagtttatatagtaaattattattggttctcatctagacctattagtgacatttttttttctatcattaacaacttgtcatataaactttattgtgaaatttttgtgaaaaatattgtgtccaTAATTTGCATTAAGagaggtaattaaaacaaagaattttctttttatatatacattgtcatttttggtaatttacctCTCAAACTGCCACTTTTATAATTACTAATCAAACACtcagatttttcaaaaattactttttaagagcttttatcaaacacttaacTTTTACAAAAGCCCAATTTTATACCGCACTTTTTAAAACCTcgactttttcaaaaaacacaatatCAAAAAGCTAAACCAAACTCACTTATGGGCTCATAATGAAGAAAACTGTGGCAagaactaaaattttcaaagcaCACCTCTTTCTCATCACCCCTTTATTCAAACTAAAACTGGGAAACAACaaaacattaataaataaaagaaagaaagaaagaacaatggCATTGttaaagaaacagagagagggAACCTTGACGTTAGTAGAGTTAGAGGTGACGGTGGTTGGTTGCGCGATGGTGACTAGTAGCGGCAAAACAGTGGCTTGTTTCTATGACCACACAGTGACTTGTTTCTATAACACTGGCCAGTGGCAGAGATAGCTTCCctgtcacaaaaaaaaaaaaaaaaagtctttaaattttaaatttttcatttttcttatttaactttatatctttaaactttatcaaaatgttattttacatccttaaactattgaaaaacaAACTCTTATGTCCTGTTTGGATGTAGGGGGAAAGGAGGGGAAGTGAAgagaagtagagtagagttgaataaaaataagctaattttgtactctactctactccccctccctctCCCTCAATCTAATAAAGTTTAggtcaaaatagtattttaccccaaaaaatttGATAGCTACTAATTTAAAGATTGTTAATGACGTTGGGTTAAGATGAAAACCAGTAAAAgcacttataaaaaaaacaaataaaagctTGCTAATTCAAAGGGTGTGAAAAGatgttgacattttttttttcttttttgtacgTAAAATTAATCCTTAAGAAAATTCATggaaacaaattttgtttcacaACTTTTGCTACAATCTTGATGTGGTTGATTATGAGTGATAGGAAAAAAGTATGGGTTTATGTGAAAGTGATAAATAATCACTCACAGTTTATCAAGTCaaaattgtgacaaaagttATGGTAGAACTCCTCACACAATTCATTTCACTTACAAAAGTTGAGAGAGATTGACTTTTTGTGTCAGCTTTTGCTATAATCTCGATGTCGATATGATTGGATAAgagtagtagaaaaaaaaaagggtcaataTTAAAGGGATAGACAACTACTCACAATTTATTATGTTATAATTATGGCAAAAGTTGTGATAAAACTCCTCCCACAATTCATTTTACTTATAACAGTTAGAGAGATTGAATTTTTATGTGTAAATTTTGTGATCCTAGACTTTTGGATGTACTAATACTAGGGTTTTAAAATTGGTAAATTGGTGATTAACCTTTAGCAATTCGTGTTGATGGATTATCGACTTATCGCAGATTATGCCTGTTGCGGCCATGTAAagttcaatgttttttttttctttttaaattccTTTCAATAAAATTCTAATAGTCTACTAGCATAACAATtccataaaagaagaaaagaaagagcgTATACCTGTTATACATGAAACAATAAATATAGTTGAATCACTTATAAACTAAGTGTGCCTtataagtttctcaaaaaaataaaaagtgcctCTGGATTAGTTTTTTGCTAATagcttatttatttgtttgctaAAAGTCggcaaaattatatttatacttaAATTGAgggtttttaataaaaaattttatataagaaaataaactaaataactaaaaggaaggaaaaaagaaagccaGTAATCCAAATTCATACAATATATGCATATTTAAGGgggaaaaatatatagatacatacatacatatatatatatatatatataatattactgtgaaaaaaaatatagaatatgttaggcaaaaaaaaagtatataattaagaaaaaaacctATAATGAACTTActgtaaaattaaaaacattttatatttaagaaGTGATCATCAAGTTGATGAGTGaagttattagtatttttatttataatatagaaaatttattatataattttagtatacaaaaataaatttgaaaatgagtcacaaaaaaaaaaggtttacaaTTTATAATAGAGGGAGCAAGTTTGATCTAAAACAGGTTGCTACTCCTAATACCCATGCCTTACCCTTTTCATTCAGGTTCATACAAGTTAACAGGCTTAAGTCAAATTTTGTCAAGTAATCCTCTATAGGCTATACTTACTCTGTTAATCTCTTCCATGTGATTTTGTAACCCTTTTTTTGGGTTGTATGTTTGTATCACAatttaaactataaattttctattgcacatttaaactaaaatttggACTTATTTTCACATTAATAAGATGCGAgcaatttataataattgttcTACACAATACCCCTCTCTCTAGCTACCAAATTATGAACTTTACTAATAAAAAACCATGAATCTTGAGGGCATAAATGAAAAAATCAGGTGGGTTATGGGAGTCTTGGATTTTTGTAACACTACGGCCTGTTTGGATTGAAGCAGAGAGAGGAGGAGTAAAGTAGAGTTTTTCATGAATTTGTGTTGTGGGTAATTGGCTTCATCAGTCGCGAGTGCCTGCCCGCCTGCcgcagggggggggggggggggaatgcaGCAAACCCATCCTTGATTTATAAAATCCTTTTTAATTGTATGCCAAACAATAGATCTGTGTTTTGGAATGGCTTTTGAGGAACAAACGAACTTCCATCAGTCAACTATGTGCAAGTTGCCTCTCATAGCATGCCATATTACCGTGTACTGAAAATCCCCAGAATGAGAAATCGTCTAATAAGTTACTTAACCCTCTTTGCCCTCCAGAGAAATTAATTCAATTCCAACCCAATTTAGCATGTACACTTTCAAGgactaaaaagagaaaagtgtGAACGACTGTAcaattataaaagaaatagCAAACTCCATGTTAGTTGCTGTGACGTGTACATGCAGCTTCTGCAATGATGAAGGCTGAAAACAGCTTGTTCGGGTTTTCAAATCCTTTCTAAAGTACCAATTAAACCAAGACAGGCCCCGATTCAATTGAGCAACGTATATGTATCCAGAGAAAAGTAATTCATTGCAGTAATTATACAACACAAACAagtcttagagcattcacagcagtggagctaaaaatttagcaatttagctctactaaaagttactttatctattttacctacacacatgctgcagcagtggatctattttagctttcaacataataaaataatatatctaccacaataaaataatacctctcactacaataaaaacaccacaataaaaaaggtaatgtgaacacaaaataaaaaattaatttttttttagctcacatgaatagtgcacatctatctatagatgtgcactgtataatgataatttaaaaaaatatagatttacaTTTCTTTGCGtacttctttttggtgttttggtgaagctaaaatagctatatataGCTAttttcacattaccttttttattgtggtgtttttattgtagtgagaggtattattttattgtggtagatatattattttattatgttgaaagctaaaatagatccactgctgcagcatgtgtgtaggtaaaatagataaagtaacttttagtagagctaaattgctaaatttttagctccactgctgtgaatgctcttacaaAGCTTAATTCTTTTATGACGAGGTTTGCTGATAAATATTAGCTACGGTTTTCAGATTCTTTGTATAAGTTTCAAAAACAGAACAAATAACTAAATGTTACTTATTAGAAGTAATTACCGAAAACATAGGCACATCCGGTGAAAGAAAAGTTTGTGGGGTTGAACAACAACTAAGTTTTTCAGTAAACATATTTAATTATAGGGCTGCCAAATCAAATTTCACATACAATGTCAAAGAATACACTTGGTCATCCAACCCATCAAAACTTATCTTCAAAAGATCACGAAGATGGCATAGATCCATCCCTCTATTCTCCTTTTCTTGCCCACTAATAACCAGTTAGCTAAGTAACCTATTATGTATAAACCCCAGCAGAAGCCCAACTCTTTTAGGCTAATACAGTTGCATGATTATTTTCACAGATTTGTAAAACAAAAGTTCATGACAACAAAACCCCAAGCCTAGTGCACGGAAAATGCAGCAAGAAATCCCTAGTTACACATTTTAAGCAACAAAAAACAGACAGGaccttttttttcccatccAGTTTATCAGTCAACCTATAAACAAAAGCATTAATTTCTGAGACAACATAAAGCGGATTACAATTGCTCCACAAAGGCAGAACTGCAGGACCCTAGAGCTAAAGAAATTGTAAAGTTCAGATTAGAGTCCTAATGTTCATCGTTCATAGCAACAAAGTTCTTCAACACAAAATGACCAATTCAAAAACCCAACCTAAACCTATCATAGGGTTGCCAGTTCTCCACAACCAAACCCAAATCTTAAAAATACCACAAGAAGATAAGGATAAATGAAACCAAAACTGCATAACCTTTTAACTCAATACTCAATTTTCCACTAACAATAACCAAAACCCACATTATCCAATGACACTCATTTTAGATGCCTCATAAAGAGAGAACAAAGCAATcccattttaaattataaaggataaaacttaggtacaattaACATTACATTCtgcaattaaattcaaacacatatcTAGCAACAATTAACTGTATTTGAACAAGAGGGCACTATTCATGCTTCATCTAATGTACCAACTACGTAATGATTAGtccaattctcaaatttcttatcttgataaaaagacaacaaaacaaacatttaAATTATAGCTATTAGCCCAACACTCAATTTCTAGCAACAAATTGCAAAATACCACATTATACAATAATACCCATTTCAGAAATCTCAATAATGAGAAACCAAAATAAACCCAtctaaaattataacaaaaactGCATATCTGTTAGCCCAACACTCAATTTCTAGCAACGAATTGCAAAATACCACATTATACAATAAAACCCATTTCAGAAATCTCAATAATGAGAAACCAAAATAAACCCAtctaaaattataacaaaaactGCAAATCTGTTAGCCCAATACTCAATTTTTCTAGCAACAAACAGCAAAATTCCTCATTTTCCAATAATACCCACTTCAGATATCTTCAAAACTATAACAAAAAGATAAAGGCAAACACTCGTATAGATAACCAACAGCAATAATATTGCGGAGACCATAGGAGGCGGCTGCAGAAGTTCCACGATCATACTTGAATCTCACAGAAGGTTACCAACGACAGTTCCATGGTTTGCAATCATAACAGAACATGGGCTgtcaattaaatataataaatttgtttaa from Castanea sativa cultivar Marrone di Chiusa Pesio chromosome 11, ASM4071231v1 harbors:
- the LOC142615171 gene encoding large ribosomal subunit protein eL27-like, which encodes MVKFLKPNKAVILLQGRYAGRKAVIVRSFDEGTRDRPYGHCLVAGIKKYPSKVIRKDSAKKTAKKSRVKAFVKLVNFQHLMPTRYTLDVDLKDVVAVDSLQSKDKKVTAAKETKKRLEERFKTGKNRWFFTKLRF